In a genomic window of Methylobacter sp. YRD-M1:
- a CDS encoding alpha/beta hydrolase encodes MANPSVPTIDWQACHPESGLPFLCGTAEVPLDYKAPEGEKLSLALIKLSATTSTGKIGSLFYNPGGPGNSGVDFVLGIGQYLPTEIRAKFDVIGFDPRGTFRSSPLVCFNGPVDVPPFFFPQTPDEEALWAEFNTTMANACKTNGGSVLDHMSTANVARDLDLLRQAVGDSQLNFVGFSHGSFLGTTYANLFPNNIRAMVLDGIVDPIAYTTGAGNEGYNLPVTTRLGINEGMQATLNEFLRLCDQAGLAQCSFSNAAASKFQFLVDYLRTAPVHMVDPTNGPFDLTYDQFIATVASALASSSEWPKLADALNEIYGTITSGSADTALKAGIAFSALINAIGSAPGPDELTHVAQQLAVMCSDSINPDNHAAWSSVGETADANGEIFGRLTAWQSSPCAVWQGKDPDRYDSFAPMTTAPILLVANRFDPLTPYEGAQQTHSLLPNSAMLTLEGWGHTSLFLSSCVNQAVSSYLLTSQIPNPGTSCQQDAAPFANTSSSGPTTLANLMKLISSFANPSGGSTPFDLLALLELISSQTTPPDDTTPPDTTPPDTTLPDTTPPGTTSPGTTSPGTKSPGTKSPGTTPPKNDSVNTKPEKINTSGTEAPPVAKTFTIFDPATSTVIIPAVQVGNKVEFVNVKLGFNPDGTLTVLSSEVPDLKAPVAASAVYDPATGMVTIPDVLVNGQTEFVNVKLKANPDGTFSVLSNEKPAVVETFTIYDPATGTATIPAVQVNDKVEFANVKLGFNPEGTLSVLSSEAPKPEVPVAANTVYDPATGTATISEVLVNGKPEFINVKLKANPDGTFSVLSSEKPPVS; translated from the coding sequence ATGGCAAACCCGAGCGTGCCAACTATTGACTGGCAAGCGTGTCATCCAGAATCCGGCCTCCCATTTCTTTGTGGAACTGCCGAGGTACCTCTCGACTACAAGGCGCCTGAAGGGGAAAAACTAAGCCTCGCCTTGATTAAATTGTCTGCTACCACGAGCACAGGAAAGATTGGATCGCTTTTCTACAACCCCGGAGGCCCTGGTAATTCGGGAGTCGACTTCGTGCTCGGCATTGGCCAATATCTTCCAACAGAAATCCGCGCAAAATTCGACGTAATCGGCTTCGATCCTAGAGGGACATTCCGCAGCAGTCCTCTCGTGTGCTTTAACGGTCCAGTTGATGTGCCACCGTTCTTTTTCCCGCAGACTCCTGACGAAGAAGCCTTGTGGGCAGAATTCAATACGACGATGGCCAATGCCTGCAAAACTAACGGCGGCAGTGTGCTTGATCATATGTCAACCGCTAACGTAGCCCGGGATCTCGATTTGCTCCGCCAGGCCGTGGGCGATAGCCAACTGAATTTTGTGGGCTTCAGCCATGGGAGCTTTCTCGGCACCACTTATGCGAACCTCTTCCCTAACAACATCCGGGCCATGGTTCTGGATGGCATTGTTGATCCCATAGCTTACACTACCGGTGCCGGCAACGAAGGATATAACCTGCCCGTTACCACGAGACTCGGCATAAATGAAGGGATGCAGGCGACGCTGAATGAATTCTTGCGACTTTGCGATCAAGCGGGTTTAGCTCAGTGCTCCTTCAGCAATGCCGCGGCCAGCAAGTTTCAGTTCCTGGTCGATTACCTGCGAACGGCTCCTGTCCACATGGTCGATCCGACCAACGGTCCCTTCGACCTTACCTATGACCAATTCATTGCAACGGTTGCCAGCGCGCTGGCGAGTTCATCAGAATGGCCAAAGCTTGCTGATGCCTTGAATGAAATTTACGGCACTATCACTAGCGGTTCGGCAGACACTGCCTTGAAAGCGGGAATAGCATTTTCTGCCTTAATTAATGCCATAGGTAGCGCACCTGGTCCCGATGAACTGACACATGTCGCACAGCAATTAGCGGTCATGTGTAGCGATTCCATCAATCCCGATAATCACGCGGCCTGGTCCTCAGTGGGAGAAACAGCCGATGCAAATGGTGAGATATTTGGGCGCCTCACGGCCTGGCAATCCAGCCCTTGTGCAGTTTGGCAGGGTAAAGATCCAGATCGCTATGATTCGTTTGCCCCAATGACCACAGCACCGATACTCCTGGTTGCAAACCGTTTCGACCCCTTAACGCCGTATGAAGGCGCCCAGCAAACACACAGCCTTCTGCCCAATTCAGCCATGCTGACGCTCGAAGGTTGGGGTCATACTTCACTTTTTCTCTCGTCCTGTGTGAACCAGGCTGTGTCTAGCTATCTGCTCACCTCCCAAATTCCCAACCCCGGAACTAGCTGCCAGCAAGATGCAGCACCTTTCGCCAATACATCATCCTCCGGCCCAACTACATTGGCGAACCTGATGAAACTGATATCCTCCTTCGCAAATCCATCGGGGGGATCAACACCTTTCGACTTGCTTGCATTGTTGGAACTAATATCATCCCAAACAACGCCACCTGATGACACAACACCTCCTGACACGACACCTCCTGACACAACATTGCCTGACACAACACCTCCAGGCACAACATCTCCAGGCACAACGTCTCCTGGTACAAAATCTCCGGGTACAAAATCTCCGGGCACAACACCTCCTAAAAATGACAGTGTGAATACGAAGCCAGAGAAGATAAATACCAGCGGAACAGAAGCACCTCCTGTCGCCAAAACTTTCACTATTTTTGATCCTGCTACGAGTACAGTAATTATTCCGGCGGTGCAGGTTGGCAATAAAGTTGAATTTGTCAATGTCAAACTGGGATTTAATCCAGATGGAACGCTTACCGTTCTTTCTTCTGAAGTGCCTGATCTTAAGGCTCCCGTTGCGGCTAGCGCTGTCTATGATCCTGCTACAGGCATGGTAACTATTCCAGATGTACTGGTTAACGGTCAAACTGAGTTTGTAAATGTTAAATTGAAGGCCAATCCGGACGGAACATTCAGTGTTCTTTCTAATGAGAAACCTGCTGTCGTCGAAACTTTCACTATTTATGATCCTGCTACGGGCACGGCGACTATTCCAGCGGTGCAGGTTAATGATAAGGTTGAGTTTGCAAACGTCAAATTGGGATTTAATCCGGAAGGAACGCTTAGTGTTCTTTCTTCTGAAGCGCCTAAGCCTGAGGTTCCCGTTGCGGCTAATACTGTCTATGATCCTGCTACAGGCACGGCAACTATTTCAGAGGTACTGGTTAACGGTAAACCTGAGTTTATAAATGTTAAATTGAAGGCCAATCCGGACGGAACATTCAGTGTTCTTTCTAGCGAGAAACCTCCTGTCTCCTAG
- a CDS encoding roadblock/LC7 domain-containing protein encodes MTMIERVNFHLKKFCNDNPEILGCAVVNIEGQITASALNHKIDEDLVGGMSSTMLGVGERISSELMNSNLDQVYVRSPNGYVMLNAIGDQALLLVLAAKQAKLGLIFLEMQRTVQEIEHVI; translated from the coding sequence TTTCATCTGAAAAAATTCTGCAACGACAATCCGGAAATCCTTGGTTGTGCCGTGGTTAATATTGAAGGACAAATTACTGCCTCAGCCTTAAACCATAAGATTGATGAAGACCTGGTAGGCGGGATGAGTTCTACAATGCTGGGTGTTGGAGAAAGAATATCATCCGAGCTGATGAACTCAAACTTAGACCAGGTTTATGTTCGCTCCCCTAATGGCTATGTAATGCTCAACGCAATCGGCGATCAGGCTTTATTACTTGTTCTCGCTGCCAAGCAGGCCAAACTTGGACTGATTTTTCTGGAGATGCAGAGAACGGTACAAGAAATAGAGCATGTCATATAA
- a CDS encoding V4R domain-containing protein, with the protein MRAEEQALKPHKNIDVENALNVVRPTLGDKSGVALYRLLRLVALEDIIGRGASGAAYLAGKKLGISLGLTNLEDFLQLCQDLNIGIIEVPVVTETKIHVDVYECVTCSGLEPVGRPICHFEGGLIAGAVQTITGRNVRAREVSCIGGLGDKTCGFDIDIE; encoded by the coding sequence ATGAGAGCCGAAGAGCAAGCTTTAAAACCGCATAAAAATATCGATGTTGAAAACGCCCTTAATGTTGTGCGCCCAACATTGGGAGATAAATCGGGAGTGGCTTTGTACCGCTTATTGAGACTTGTAGCGCTGGAAGATATTATCGGCAGGGGCGCGTCCGGGGCGGCCTACCTGGCAGGAAAAAAACTCGGCATATCATTGGGATTGACTAATTTAGAAGATTTTCTTCAGTTGTGCCAAGATCTCAACATTGGAATTATTGAAGTGCCTGTCGTCACAGAAACAAAAATTCATGTTGATGTCTATGAATGCGTCACCTGCAGCGGCCTGGAACCGGTTGGGCGTCCTATTTGTCATTTTGAAGGCGGATTAATTGCCGGCGCAGTCCAGACTATTACTGGCCGCAATGTTCGCGCACGGGAAGTTAGCTGCATTGGCGGATTAGGCGACAAAACATGCGGGTTTGATATTGACATTGAATAG
- a CDS encoding alpha/beta hydrolase produces the protein MFLKFFHRWSVILLLLLVPGMVAAHQGRDKKPPTINWQTCYRESGLPYFCGSIDVPLDYNAPRGEKLTLALIKLPATMHRGRKVGSLFFNPGGPGNSGVEFVLGAGPFLPSNIREHFDVIGFDPRGIGRSSPLVCFDGPVDVPPFFFPQTPHEEALWADFDRTMASACKTNGGSVLDHMSTANVARDLDLLRQAVGDRQLNYVGYSYGSFLGITYANLFPNNIRAMVLDGIVDPIAYATGYGNEGYNIPVTTRLPRDEGAQETLNEFFRLCDQAGVAQCPFGNAAASNFDFLVNHLRTTPVHIIHPIIGPVELTYDRFIEMVFSALVHSSGWPLLANVLNEIHATIITGSEVAATRAGIAFTALFAALGDVPSPDDKALAAQQFAVMCSDSINPDNYAAWSLAGEDAEANDGIFGRLTAWQSSPCAVWQGNDPDRYLGPFTRKSSRPILLVANRFDPLTPYEGAVQTHSLLPNSVLLTLEGWGHTSLFLSSCVDQTVSNYLLTSKIPRAGTSCQQDVAPFDTLAEPISSGKISSQAAKSKDDKVDARQQMMQNILGHKSRTECLLDWAEHNYSNLFSPAEATSQFQSPYTYRYYSQTNSYVGVSASDNHVYYLGPERVLVDAGDLYGWLTKASCL, from the coding sequence ATGTTTCTTAAATTTTTTCATCGGTGGTCTGTTATATTGCTGTTGTTACTTGTTCCCGGAATGGTCGCCGCACATCAGGGCAGAGATAAGAAACCGCCAACTATAAACTGGCAAACGTGTTACCGAGAGTCTGGACTCCCATATTTTTGCGGGTCTATCGATGTACCTCTCGACTATAATGCGCCTAGAGGAGAAAAACTCACTCTGGCCTTGATTAAATTGCCGGCAACCATGCATCGTGGAAGAAAAGTCGGATCGCTTTTCTTCAACCCCGGAGGCCCTGGTAATTCGGGAGTCGAGTTCGTGCTCGGTGCCGGCCCATTTCTTCCTTCCAACATCCGCGAACACTTCGACGTGATCGGCTTCGATCCTCGAGGCATAGGCCGCAGCAGTCCTCTCGTGTGCTTTGACGGTCCAGTTGACGTGCCGCCGTTCTTTTTCCCCCAGACTCCTCACGAAGAAGCCTTATGGGCAGATTTTGATAGGACGATGGCCAGTGCCTGCAAAACTAACGGCGGCAGTGTGCTTGATCATATGTCAACCGCTAACGTAGCCCGGGATCTCGATTTGCTCCGCCAGGCCGTGGGCGATAGACAACTCAATTATGTGGGCTACAGCTATGGAAGCTTTCTCGGCATCACTTATGCGAACCTGTTTCCTAACAACATCCGGGCCATGGTTCTGGACGGCATTGTTGATCCCATAGCTTATGCTACCGGCTATGGCAACGAGGGATACAATATACCCGTCACCACGAGGCTTCCCAGAGATGAAGGGGCGCAGGAGACGCTGAATGAATTTTTCCGGCTTTGCGATCAAGCGGGTGTCGCTCAGTGTCCCTTCGGCAATGCCGCGGCCAGTAATTTTGATTTCCTGGTCAATCACCTGCGGACGACTCCTGTCCATATAATTCATCCGATCATCGGTCCCGTCGAGCTTACCTATGACCGATTCATTGAAATGGTTTTCAGCGCGCTGGTGCATTCATCTGGATGGCCACTGCTGGCGAACGTCTTGAATGAAATTCACGCCACTATTATCACCGGTTCTGAAGTCGCAGCTACGAGAGCGGGAATAGCATTTACTGCTTTATTTGCCGCCCTGGGTGACGTACCCAGTCCCGATGATAAGGCACTCGCCGCACAACAATTCGCGGTCATGTGTAGCGATTCCATCAATCCCGATAATTACGCGGCTTGGTCCTTAGCAGGAGAAGACGCCGAGGCCAATGATGGGATATTTGGGCGCCTCACGGCCTGGCAATCCAGCCCTTGTGCCGTTTGGCAGGGTAACGATCCAGACCGTTATCTCGGTCCGTTTACCCGCAAGTCCTCAAGGCCGATACTCCTGGTTGCAAACCGTTTCGACCCCTTAACGCCGTATGAAGGCGCCGTGCAAACACACAGCCTCCTGCCCAATTCAGTCCTGCTGACGCTCGAAGGCTGGGGACATACGTCACTGTTTCTCTCCTCCTGCGTGGATCAGACTGTGTCTAACTATCTGCTCACCTCCAAAATTCCCCGCGCCGGAACTAGCTGCCAGCAAGATGTTGCACCTTTCGATACATTGGCCGAACCGATATCCTCCGGCAAAATATCTTCACAAGCGGCTAAATCTAAAGATGACAAAGTGGATGCAAGGCAGCAGATGATGCAAAACATCCTTGGACACAAATCCCGCACAGAGTGTCTTCTGGATTGGGCGGAACATAATTACTCGAACTTATTTTCTCCAGCTGAAGCAACATCACAATTTCAATCGCCCTATACTTATCGCTATTACAGCCAAACAAACTCCTATGTAGGGGTGTCAGCCAGTGACAACCATGTTTATTACTTAGGTCCTGAACGTGTTTTAGTCGATGCGGGTGATTTATATGGTTGGTTGACGAAGGCATCGTGTCTATAA